Proteins encoded in a region of the Massilia sp. UMI-21 genome:
- the astC gene encoding acetylornithine/succinylornithine family transaminase, translating to MNANLDSGVTTRPVTRQTFDDVLVPTYAPAAMVPVRAAGLDLWDQEGKRYLDFTSGIAVSSLGHCNPALVSALTEQLGKIWHLGNGYTNEPVLRLALALTEATFADRAFFCNSGAEANEAALKLARKYAHTKFGAHKSRIVSCLSSFHGRTLFTVSVGGQPKYTEGFEPLPQELSHIPYNDIDAARAAITDDVAAVIVEPIQGEGGVIPGDHAYLKAVRELCDKTGALLVFDEVQSGVGRTGAFYAYMDTGVTPDILTSAKALGNGYPIGAMLTTDEIGQHFNVGSHGTTYGGNPLASTVALKVVETINTPSFLARVKEASARIFANLEKLAGEYPQVFGKPRGLGLLIGLPMAGDYKGRSKDYTKLCEKLGLMLLIAGPDVVRLAPALVVSDEQIAEADRLMREAVQALIAA from the coding sequence ATGAACGCAAACCTTGATTCCGGTGTCACCACGCGGCCTGTCACCCGGCAGACCTTCGACGACGTCCTGGTCCCGACCTACGCCCCGGCCGCGATGGTGCCGGTGCGCGCAGCGGGCCTGGACCTGTGGGACCAGGAAGGCAAGCGTTACCTGGACTTCACCTCGGGCATCGCCGTGTCGAGCCTGGGCCACTGCAACCCGGCCCTGGTCTCGGCGCTGACCGAACAGCTGGGCAAGATCTGGCACCTGGGCAACGGCTACACCAACGAGCCGGTGCTGCGCCTGGCCCTGGCCCTGACCGAAGCCACCTTCGCCGACCGCGCTTTCTTCTGCAACTCGGGCGCCGAAGCCAACGAAGCGGCCCTGAAGCTGGCGCGCAAATATGCGCACACCAAGTTCGGCGCGCACAAGTCGCGCATCGTGTCCTGCCTGTCGTCCTTCCATGGCCGCACCCTGTTCACCGTGTCGGTGGGCGGCCAGCCGAAGTACACCGAAGGCTTCGAGCCGCTGCCGCAGGAACTGAGCCACATCCCGTACAACGACATCGACGCCGCGCGCGCCGCGATTACCGACGACGTGGCCGCCGTGATCGTCGAACCGATCCAGGGCGAGGGTGGCGTGATCCCGGGCGATCATGCCTACCTGAAGGCCGTGCGCGAGTTGTGCGACAAGACCGGCGCGCTGCTGGTGTTCGACGAAGTGCAGTCGGGCGTCGGCCGCACCGGCGCCTTCTACGCCTACATGGACACCGGCGTCACTCCGGACATCCTGACCTCGGCCAAGGCGCTGGGCAACGGCTACCCGATCGGCGCCATGCTGACCACCGACGAGATCGGCCAGCACTTCAACGTCGGCTCGCACGGCACCACCTACGGCGGCAACCCGCTGGCCAGCACCGTCGCCCTGAAGGTCGTCGAAACCATCAACACCCCAAGCTTCCTGGCGCGCGTCAAGGAAGCCAGCGCCAGGATCTTCGCCAACCTCGAGAAGCTGGCAGGCGAGTACCCGCAGGTGTTCGGCAAGCCGCGCGGCCTGGGTCTCCTGATCGGCCTGCCGATGGCCGGCGACTACAAGGGCCGTTCCAAGGACTACACCAAGCTCTGCGAAAAACTCGGCCTGATGCTCCTGATCGCCGGCCCGGACGTGGTGCGCCTGGCCCCGGCCCTGGTGGTGTCGGACGAGCAGATCGCGGAGGCGGACCGCCTGATGCGCGAAGCCGTGCAGGCCCTCATCGCCGCGTAA
- a CDS encoding helix-turn-helix domain-containing protein: protein MQPADLSQLAQERPLRVLLVNAGEPDMLTWSGLVQPLRLAAKLLGPELLHVDVRSPDKFTGDAARHWHLVLLVADEAEAALKPANCRALVERCRAAPFWGGVGAGVLWLADAGALHGVRTALPWALYPDTNALAEQALFTPNLYEFDRNRLTCCGGAASIDFALTLVEMLFGAKLEAQVKEILCVDRVRGQDERQRVALQARFGTLQPKLTEAVALMEANIEEPLSTDEIAQLAGVSRRQLERLFKQYLGSLPSRYYLELRLQRARKLLLETNNSIVQVGLMCGFSSGSHFSTAFGALFGKTPREERQRKLGQ from the coding sequence ATGCAGCCTGCTGACCTGTCCCAACTGGCGCAGGAGCGGCCGCTGCGCGTGCTGCTGGTGAACGCGGGCGAGCCGGACATGCTGACCTGGTCCGGCCTGGTCCAGCCGCTGCGGCTGGCGGCCAAACTGCTGGGCCCCGAGCTGCTGCACGTCGACGTGCGCAGCCCCGACAAATTCACGGGCGACGCCGCGCGCCATTGGCACCTGGTGCTGCTGGTCGCCGACGAGGCCGAGGCCGCCCTGAAGCCGGCCAACTGCCGCGCCCTGGTGGAACGCTGCCGCGCCGCGCCGTTCTGGGGCGGGGTCGGCGCCGGGGTGCTGTGGCTGGCCGATGCCGGCGCCCTGCACGGCGTGCGCACCGCGCTGCCCTGGGCGCTGTACCCGGACACCAATGCGCTGGCCGAGCAGGCCCTGTTCACCCCCAACCTGTACGAATTCGACCGCAACCGCCTGACCTGCTGCGGCGGCGCGGCCAGCATCGATTTTGCGCTGACCCTGGTCGAGATGCTGTTCGGCGCGAAGCTGGAGGCCCAGGTCAAGGAAATCCTGTGCGTGGACCGGGTGCGCGGCCAGGACGAGCGCCAGCGGGTGGCGCTGCAGGCGCGCTTCGGCACCCTGCAGCCGAAGCTGACCGAGGCAGTGGCCCTGATGGAAGCCAACATCGAAGAGCCACTCTCGACCGACGAGATCGCGCAGCTGGCCGGCGTGTCGCGGCGCCAGTTGGAGCGCCTGTTCAAGCAATACCTGGGCAGCCTGCCGTCGCGCTACTACCTCGAGCTGCGCCTGCAACGGGCGCGCAAACTGCTGCTCGAGACCAATAATTCGATCGTGCAGGTGGGCCTGATGTGCGGCTTTTCCTCGGGCTCGCACTTTTCGACGGCCTTCGGGGCCCTGTTCGGGAAGACCCCGCGCGAAGAGCGCCAGCGCAAGCTGGGGCAGTAA
- a CDS encoding MarR family transcriptional regulator, producing the protein MGERYLKSVRLLAECMQGFERFSGEAVRQHGLTHAQFDIIATLGNTPGMSYKELGERTLITKGTLTGVIERLEQKGLVVRERSSDDKRSFFVRLTPAGDTAFANVFPKVVARGRQLFHHYADADFDALDSVLRKLRDQIAAAGLPPHPSQAKELP; encoded by the coding sequence ATGGGGGAACGATATCTAAAGAGTGTGCGGCTGCTGGCCGAGTGCATGCAGGGCTTCGAACGTTTTTCCGGCGAAGCGGTGCGCCAGCACGGACTGACGCACGCGCAGTTCGATATCATTGCCACACTGGGCAATACGCCCGGCATGAGCTACAAGGAGCTCGGCGAGCGTACCCTGATCACCAAGGGCACACTCACCGGCGTGATCGAGCGGCTGGAACAGAAGGGCTTGGTGGTGCGCGAACGCAGCAGCGACGACAAGCGCTCTTTCTTCGTGCGCCTCACGCCCGCCGGCGACACGGCCTTCGCCAACGTGTTTCCCAAGGTGGTGGCGCGCGGCAGGCAGCTGTTCCACCATTACGCCGATGCCGACTTCGACGCCCTGGACAGCGTGTTGCGCAAGCTGCGCGACCAGATCGCCGCCGCCGGCCTTCCTCCCCACCCATCACAAGCAAAGGAATTGCCTTGA
- a CDS encoding HDOD domain-containing protein, whose amino-acid sequence MDRLSALKSIAAEVSRGELSFPTNVDATLKLQRALNEADCHTDMAARLVQAEPLLAARTVAIANSVAYNRAGHDVTNVRAAVQRVGFRTLGALAASVIVRQLASEIVDPGLRAKADALWIHSAHVAALAQVIARRVSFVDPETAMFAGIVHDVGGFYVLSRAEEFPGLLDGAAEGGADEWIEHGEVAIGRGVLLKLGVPVPVMGAIEALWNGMRALPPETLGDTLLLAKDLAPFPSPLYERPGATTLDSAATIDFTVGEGTLAHVLAESADEVKSLTTALL is encoded by the coding sequence ATGGACCGACTCTCCGCCCTCAAGAGCATCGCCGCCGAGGTCAGCCGCGGCGAACTCAGCTTTCCTACGAACGTCGACGCGACGCTCAAGCTGCAGCGCGCCCTGAACGAAGCCGACTGCCACACCGACATGGCGGCGCGCCTGGTGCAGGCCGAGCCGCTGCTGGCCGCGCGCACCGTGGCGATCGCCAATTCGGTGGCCTACAACCGCGCCGGACACGACGTCACCAATGTCCGCGCAGCGGTGCAGCGGGTCGGTTTCCGTACGCTCGGTGCACTGGCGGCCTCGGTCATCGTGCGCCAACTGGCCAGCGAAATCGTCGACCCCGGCCTGCGCGCCAAGGCCGACGCCCTCTGGATCCATTCGGCCCACGTGGCCGCGCTGGCCCAGGTGATCGCGCGCCGCGTCTCCTTCGTCGATCCGGAAACGGCCATGTTCGCCGGCATCGTGCATGACGTCGGCGGCTTTTACGTGCTCTCGCGTGCCGAGGAGTTTCCGGGCCTGCTGGACGGCGCCGCCGAGGGTGGCGCCGACGAGTGGATCGAACACGGCGAAGTGGCGATCGGCCGCGGCGTCCTGCTCAAGCTGGGCGTGCCGGTGCCGGTGATGGGCGCCATCGAAGCCCTGTGGAACGGCATGCGCGCCCTGCCGCCGGAAACCCTGGGCGATACCCTGCTGCTGGCCAAGGACCTGGCCCCCTTCCCCTCCCCGCTGTACGAGCGCCCGGGCGCGACCACGCTCGACTCGGCAGCCACCATCGACTTCACCGTCGGCGAAGGCACCCTGGCGCACGTGCTGGCCGAGTCGGCCGACGAAGTCAAGAGCCTGACTACCGCCCTGCTGTAA
- a CDS encoding family 43 glycosylhydrolase has product MKNTLSLWGMGALLAASLASSHAAARPGVTPISFKNASVHDPSVIKAGDTYYVFGSHLAAAKSTDLMNWQQVSNGVGASNPLFLNGAANVFTELADTFAWAQSNTLWAADVRQLADGRFYMYYNACKGDSPRSALGVAVAERIEGPYVDKGIILRSGMWGQPSPDGTVYDALKHPNTVDPHVFSDNAGRLWMVYGSYSGGIFIMQMNPTNGMPLPGQGYGKRLMGGNYSRIEGAFVLYSPATSYYYLFTSFGGLDANGGYNMRVARSLKPDGPYLDAQGNDMARVKSDPARPLFDDASIAPYGVKLMGSYLFERKLGEAGTGIGTGYVSPGHNSAYYDAATGKHFLVFHARFPERGEQHEVRVHQMFMNADGWPVVAPYRYAKESASAVPRGFVHGDYLFVNHGKDISAAVKKSQPVTLHANGAVSGAVTGSWLLSGSNGVELRLSGSPSPYKGVLLNQWDETSQSYVMTLSALSREGVAVFGSRLVQRSDPQVVKAIYDELSLGNTAAVSANLNLPTSAARGATIGWSSSNPAVVSNSGVVTPAATDLTVTLSARISKGPASMVKTFTVTVRKAGGLLAHYPFDGNLLDASGASAAGAVVGNRIDAAGGSIGFEAGVKGKAAVFNGASGIRLPNGLISSNSYTVALWLKPAQLTAFTPTFFGARTTDSWISFLPKGHEFVNGASMLWSGTAWYDAGVGMNLPVGRWSHVAFSVRNGAVNVYVDGVKRFSGSNFPNVFSTTGGVFALGVNWWDAPYQGAMDELRIYGGALGDADIAALAR; this is encoded by the coding sequence ATGAAGAACACCCTTTCGCTATGGGGGATGGGGGCCTTGTTGGCCGCCTCCCTGGCATCCTCGCACGCCGCCGCCCGTCCGGGCGTCACCCCGATCAGCTTCAAGAACGCATCGGTCCACGACCCTTCGGTGATCAAGGCCGGCGACACCTATTACGTCTTCGGCTCGCACCTGGCCGCCGCGAAGTCCACCGACCTGATGAACTGGCAGCAGGTAAGCAACGGCGTCGGCGCCAGCAATCCCCTGTTCCTGAACGGCGCCGCCAACGTGTTCACGGAACTGGCCGACACCTTTGCCTGGGCCCAATCGAACACCTTGTGGGCGGCCGACGTCAGGCAACTGGCCGACGGCAGGTTCTACATGTACTACAACGCCTGCAAGGGCGACTCCCCGCGCTCCGCCCTGGGCGTGGCGGTGGCCGAGCGCATCGAAGGACCCTACGTCGACAAGGGCATCATCCTGCGCTCGGGCATGTGGGGCCAGCCCAGCCCCGACGGCACGGTGTACGACGCCCTGAAGCATCCGAACACGGTCGACCCGCATGTGTTCTCCGACAATGCCGGCCGCCTGTGGATGGTCTACGGCTCGTATTCGGGCGGCATCTTCATCATGCAGATGAACCCGACCAACGGCATGCCGCTGCCGGGCCAGGGCTACGGCAAGCGCCTGATGGGCGGCAACTACAGCCGCATCGAAGGGGCGTTCGTACTGTACAGCCCGGCCACGTCCTACTACTACCTGTTCACCTCCTTCGGCGGCCTGGATGCGAACGGCGGCTACAACATGCGGGTGGCGCGCTCGCTCAAGCCGGACGGCCCCTACCTGGACGCCCAGGGCAACGACATGGCCAGGGTCAAGTCCGATCCGGCCAGGCCGCTGTTCGACGACGCCTCGATCGCGCCCTACGGCGTCAAGCTGATGGGAAGTTACCTGTTCGAGCGCAAGCTCGGCGAAGCGGGGACCGGCATCGGCACCGGCTACGTGTCGCCCGGCCATAACTCGGCCTACTACGATGCCGCGACCGGCAAGCATTTCCTGGTGTTCCATGCGCGCTTCCCCGAGCGCGGCGAACAGCACGAAGTCCGGGTACACCAGATGTTCATGAATGCCGACGGCTGGCCGGTCGTCGCGCCCTATCGCTACGCAAAAGAAAGCGCGAGCGCCGTGCCGCGCGGCTTCGTGCATGGCGACTACCTGTTCGTCAACCATGGCAAGGACATCTCTGCCGCCGTCAAGAAGTCCCAGCCGGTCACGCTGCACGCCAATGGCGCGGTGAGCGGCGCCGTGACGGGCAGCTGGCTGCTGTCCGGCAGCAATGGCGTCGAGCTGCGGCTGTCCGGCTCCCCCTCGCCCTACAAGGGGGTCTTGCTGAACCAGTGGGACGAAACCTCGCAAAGCTACGTCATGACCCTGTCGGCCCTGTCGCGCGAAGGGGTGGCGGTGTTCGGCAGCCGCCTGGTCCAGCGTAGCGATCCGCAGGTGGTAAAGGCCATCTACGACGAGCTCAGCCTGGGCAATACCGCGGCCGTGAGCGCCAACCTGAACCTGCCGACCTCGGCGGCGCGCGGCGCGACCATCGGCTGGAGCTCGTCGAACCCGGCCGTCGTCAGCAACAGCGGGGTCGTGACGCCGGCCGCGACCGACCTCACTGTGACCTTGAGCGCACGCATCAGCAAGGGCCCGGCCAGCATGGTGAAAACCTTCACGGTCACGGTGCGCAAGGCCGGCGGCCTGCTGGCGCACTACCCCTTCGACGGCAACCTGCTCGACGCCAGCGGCGCATCCGCAGCGGGCGCGGTCGTCGGCAACCGGATCGACGCCGCGGGCGGCAGCATCGGCTTCGAGGCGGGCGTCAAGGGCAAGGCCGCAGTCTTCAACGGCGCCAGCGGCATCCGCCTGCCCAACGGCCTGATCAGCTCCAACAGCTACACCGTCGCACTCTGGCTCAAGCCGGCGCAACTGACGGCGTTCACGCCCACCTTCTTCGGCGCCCGGACCACGGATTCCTGGATCAGCTTCCTGCCGAAGGGACATGAATTCGTCAACGGCGCCTCGATGCTGTGGTCGGGAACGGCCTGGTACGACGCCGGCGTCGGCATGAACCTGCCGGTGGGCCGCTGGTCGCACGTGGCCTTCAGCGTCAGGAACGGCGCCGTCAATGTCTACGTGGACGGGGTGAAGCGCTTCAGCGGCAGCAACTTCCCGAACGTGTTCAGCACCACCGGCGGCGTGTTCGCGCTGGGGGTGAACTGGTGGGATGCGCCCTACCAGGGCGCCATGGATGAGCTGCGCATCTATGGCGGCGCCCTGGGCGATGCCGACATCGCCGCCCTGGCGCGCTGA
- the mdcH gene encoding malonate decarboxylase subunit epsilon produces the protein MTVLFTFPGQGAQRPDMLHRLPDHAEAARTLAETGEVLGTDPLALDTPQALASSRAVQLCLLIAGVAMARSLTAMGAQPGMVAGLSIGAYPAAVIAGALDYPDAVALVARRGRLMDEAFPHGYGMAAIVGLTQPQLDPLIDGVHTAASPVYLANLNAERQLVISGADAALDAVMALARAQGASKAERLAVSVPSHCALFDAAADDMLAAFGQVALRRPHTTFLSSSMARMLADPLRIAEDLATNMARQVRWGDTARLAWERGARLAVEMPPGLVLTNLTAPELCEGLAIGCDNTGTDTVLALCARFART, from the coding sequence ATGACCGTGCTGTTCACCTTCCCCGGCCAGGGCGCCCAGCGCCCGGACATGCTGCACCGCCTGCCGGACCATGCCGAGGCCGCGCGCACGCTGGCCGAAACCGGCGAGGTGCTCGGGACCGACCCGCTGGCGCTGGACACGCCCCAGGCGCTGGCGTCCAGCAGGGCGGTTCAGCTATGCCTGCTCATTGCCGGCGTGGCAATGGCACGCAGCTTGACCGCGATGGGCGCGCAGCCGGGCATGGTGGCGGGATTGTCGATCGGCGCCTATCCGGCGGCGGTCATTGCGGGCGCGCTGGATTACCCCGACGCCGTCGCGCTGGTCGCGCGGCGGGGCAGGCTGATGGACGAAGCTTTTCCCCATGGCTACGGGATGGCGGCCATCGTCGGCCTGACCCAGCCGCAACTCGACCCCCTGATCGACGGGGTGCACACGGCGGCCAGTCCGGTCTACCTGGCCAATCTGAACGCCGAGCGGCAACTGGTGATTTCCGGCGCCGACGCCGCACTCGATGCCGTGATGGCATTGGCGCGCGCGCAAGGCGCCAGCAAGGCGGAACGCCTGGCCGTCAGCGTACCCTCGCACTGCGCGCTGTTCGACGCCGCGGCCGACGACATGCTGGCGGCCTTCGGCCAGGTCGCCCTGCGCCGTCCGCACACGACCTTCCTCAGCAGTAGCATGGCGCGCATGCTGGCCGATCCGCTGCGCATTGCCGAGGATCTCGCGACCAATATGGCGCGCCAGGTGCGCTGGGGCGACACCGCGCGCCTGGCCTGGGAGCGCGGCGCCCGCCTGGCGGTGGAAATGCCGCCGGGCCTGGTGCTGACCAATCTGACCGCCCCGGAACTGTGCGAGGGACTGGCGATTGGCTGCGACAATACAGGCACCGACACTGTCCTGGCGCTGTGCGCGCGCTTTGCACGCACCTGA
- a CDS encoding malonate decarboxylase holo-ACP synthase — translation MHAHLPPLRPHDLLWVSDWQAFEPDGALPSWAEAAQRRGCPLVVRRARTASDALLPVGLRGEARSERLAGVLRRSAVRACASPETLVRRELTQPGAAPILTALRRLAPRLDGSGLAWGPTGGLGFALATGWPVLHPASDIDLLVRAPTPLTASQASLLQEVSADAACRVDLQIDTGHGGFAFAEWIRNGGRVLLKTDTGPRMTDDPWEAP, via the coding sequence ATGCACGCCCATCTCCCACCGCTGCGCCCACACGATCTGCTGTGGGTATCGGACTGGCAGGCGTTCGAGCCCGACGGCGCCCTGCCGTCGTGGGCCGAGGCGGCGCAGCGCCGCGGCTGCCCGCTCGTCGTGCGGCGCGCGCGCACCGCCAGCGATGCCTTGCTCCCGGTGGGACTGCGCGGCGAAGCACGCAGCGAGCGGCTGGCCGGCGTGCTCCGGCGCTCGGCGGTACGCGCGTGCGCCAGCCCCGAGACGCTGGTCCGGCGCGAGTTGACGCAGCCAGGCGCGGCGCCGATCCTGACTGCGCTGCGCCGGCTCGCTCCCCGACTCGATGGCAGTGGCCTGGCGTGGGGGCCCACCGGCGGGCTCGGCTTCGCCCTGGCGACCGGCTGGCCGGTCCTCCATCCGGCCAGCGATATCGACTTGCTGGTACGCGCCCCGACTCCGCTGACGGCAAGCCAGGCAAGCCTGCTGCAGGAGGTGAGCGCGGACGCCGCATGCCGCGTGGACCTGCAGATCGATACCGGACATGGCGGTTTCGCCTTTGCCGAATGGATCAGGAACGGCGGCCGGGTGCTGCTCAAGACCGATACCGGACCGCGCATGACCGACGATCCGTGGGAGGCGCCATGA
- the madM gene encoding malonate transporter subunit MadM, translating into MNTTQDILVDLLAKNGLLTAFAVVGLTMWISYFLSARLTRGHLHGSALAIMIGLLLAYMAGTATGGTKGVVDLKLLSGMGLLGGAMLRDFAIVSTAYGASLSDMRRCGLSGIVALLLGVVLSFVIGAGVAYAFGYTDVVSMTTIGAGAVTYIVGPVTGAAIGASSDVVALSIAAGLVKSVLVMVGAPFFAKSIGLDNPRTAMVYGGMIGTTSGVCGSLAAIDPKLVPYGAMTSTFYTGLGCLMGPSVLFFATRALFA; encoded by the coding sequence ATGAATACGACGCAAGACATCCTGGTCGACCTGTTGGCCAAGAACGGCCTGCTGACCGCCTTCGCGGTGGTCGGCCTGACGATGTGGATTTCCTACTTCCTGTCCGCGCGCCTGACGCGTGGACACCTGCACGGTTCGGCGCTGGCCATCATGATCGGGCTGCTGCTGGCCTACATGGCCGGCACCGCGACCGGCGGCACCAAGGGCGTGGTGGACCTGAAGCTCCTATCGGGCATGGGCCTGCTGGGCGGCGCCATGCTGCGCGACTTCGCCATCGTCTCCACCGCCTACGGCGCCAGCCTGTCCGACATGCGCCGTTGCGGACTCTCGGGCATCGTCGCGCTGCTGCTCGGCGTGGTCCTGTCCTTCGTGATCGGGGCCGGCGTCGCCTATGCGTTCGGGTATACCGACGTGGTCAGCATGACCACCATCGGCGCCGGCGCGGTCACCTATATCGTTGGCCCGGTGACGGGGGCCGCCATCGGCGCCAGTTCCGATGTGGTGGCGCTGAGCATCGCCGCGGGACTGGTCAAGTCGGTGCTGGTGATGGTGGGGGCGCCGTTCTTCGCCAAGTCGATCGGCCTGGATAACCCGCGCACCGCGATGGTGTACGGCGGGATGATAGGCACGACCAGTGGCGTATGCGGCAGCCTGGCGGCGATCGATCCCAAGCTGGTTCCCTACGGCGCCATGACCTCGACCTTCTACACCGGGCTCGGTTGCCTGATGGGGCCATCGGTCCTGTTCTTCGCCACCAGGGCGCTGTTCGCCTGA